The following proteins are co-located in the Phocoena phocoena chromosome 1, mPhoPho1.1, whole genome shotgun sequence genome:
- the GLRX2 gene encoding glutaredoxin 2 isoform X1, producing the protein MYWRRAARGGTRLVRSGGRSAGRLQGAAGVSASGMGNSTSSSLGNTATTPMNQIQEVISNNCVVIFSKTSCSYCTMAKKLFHDMNVNYKVVELDMLEHGSQLQDALHEMTGERTVPRIFVNGTFIGGATDTHRLHKEGKLLPLVHQCYLKKSKRKEF; encoded by the exons ATGTACTGGCGCCGCGCAGCACGGGGTGGGACGCGGCTTGTCCGGAGCGGGGGCAGGTCGGCGGGCCGGCTCCAGGGGGCAGCGGGAGTTTCGGCCTCTGG gATGGGGAACAGCACATCGTCATCTTTGGGGAACACAGCAACTACTCCCATGAATCAGATCCAA GAAGTCATTTCTAATAATTGCGTGGTGATTTTCTCCAAAACTTCTTGTTCTTACTGTACGATGGCAAAAAAACTTTTTCACGACATGAATGTAAACTATAAAGTGGTGGAATTGGACATGCTTGAACACGGAAGCCAGTTACAAGACGCTCTTCACGAAATGACCGGTGAAAGAACT GTGCCAAGAATATTTGTCAATGGAACTTTTATTGGCGGTGCAACTGACACTCACAGGCTTCACAAAGAAGGGAAATTGCTTCCACTAGTTCACCAGTGTTatctaaaaaaaagtaagaggaaaGAATTTTAG
- the RO60 gene encoding RNA-binding protein RO60 isoform X2, with protein sequence MEELVNQMQPLNEKQIANSEDGYVWQVTDMNRLQRFLCFGSEGGTYSIKEQKLGLENAEALIRLIEDGRGCEVIQEIKSFSQEGRTAKQEPMLFALAICSQCSDISTKQAAFKAVSEVCRIPTHLFTFIQFKKDLKESMKCGMWGRALRKAVADWYNEKGGMALALAVTKYKQRNGWSHKDLLRLSHLKPSSEGLAIVTKYITKGWKEVHEMYKEKALSVETEKLLKYLEAVEKVKRTKDELEVIHLIEEHRLVREHLLTNHLKSKEVWKALLQEMPLTALLRNLGKMTANSVLEPGNSEVSLVCEKLCNEKLLKKARIHPFHVLIALETYKTGHGLRGKLKWRPDEEILQALDAAFYKTFKTVEPAGKRFLLAIDVSASMNQRVLGSVLNASTVAAAMCMVVTRTEKDSHIVAFSDEMVPCPVTTDMTLQQVLMAMSQIPAGGTDCSLPMIWARNTNTAADVFIVFTDNETFAGHVHPAVALREYRKNMDIPAKLIVCGMTSNGFTIADPDDRALQNPILDKSF encoded by the exons ATGGAGGAATTGGTAAACCAAATGCAGCCGCTGAATGAGAAGCAGATAGCCAATTCTGAAGATGGATATGTGTGGCAAGTCACTGATATGAATCGGCTGCAGCGGTTCTTGTGTTTTGGTTCTGAAGGTGGGACTTACTCTATCAAAGAACAGAAGTTGGGCCTTGAGAATGCTGAAGCTTTAATTAGATTGATTGAAGATGGCAGAGGATGTGAAGTGATACAGGAAATAAAGTCATTTAGTCAAGAAGGCAGAACTGCAAAGCAGGAGCCTATGCTCTTTGCCCTCGCCATTTGTTCCCAGTGTTCTGACATAAGCACAAAACAAGCCGCTTTCAAAGCTGTTTCTGAAGTTTGTCGCATTCCTACACATCTCTTTACTTTTATACAATTTAAGAAAGATCTAAAGGAAAGCATGAAATGTGGCATGTGGGGTCGCGCCCTTCGGAAGGCCGTAGCGGACTGGTACAATGAAAAAGGTGGCATGGCCCTTGCCCTGGCTGtcacaaaatataaacaaagaaatggcTGGTCTCACAAAGATCTGTTAAGATTGTCGCATCTTAAACCTTCCAGTGAAG GACTTGCTATTGTTACCAAATATATTACAAAGGGCTGGAAAGAGGTCCatgaaatgtataaagaaaaagcACTTTCTGTGGAGACTGAGAAATTATTAAAGTATCTGGAGGCTGTAGAGAAAGTGAAGCGCACAAAAGATGAACTGGAAGTCATTCATCTGATAGAAGAGCACAGACTGGTTAGGGAGCATCTCCTAACAAATCACTTGAAGTCTAAAGAG GTATGGAAGGCTTTGTTACAAGAAATGCCTCTTACAGCATTACTAAGGAATCTTGGAAAGATGACTGCTAATTCAGTGCTTGAACCAGGAAACTCAGAAGTGTCTTTAGTATGTGAAAAGCTGTGTAatgaaaaactgttaaaaaag GCTCGTATACATCCGTTTCATGTTTTAATTGCATTAGAAACTTACAAAACAGGTCATGGGCTCAGAGGAAAACTGAAGTGGCGCCCTGATGAAGAAATTTTGCAAGCTTTGGATGCCGCTTTTTACAAAACATTTAAG acaGTTGAGCCAGCTGGAAAGCGTTTCTTACTGGCAATCGATGTCAGTGCTTCTATGAACCAAAGAGTTTTGGGTAGTGTACTCAACGCTAGCACAGTAGCCGCAGCAATGTGCATG GTTGTCACACGAACAGAAAAAGATTCTCATATAGTTGCTTTTTCAGATGAAATGGTACCATGTCCTGTGACTACAGATATGACCTTACAACAGGTTTTAATGGCTATGAGCCAG ATCCCAGCAGGTGGAACTGATTGCTCTCTTCCAATGATCTGGGCTCGAAACACAAATACAGCTGCCGATGTCTTCATAGTATTCACTGATAACGAGACCTTTGCTGGACATGTCCATCCTGCCGTTGCTCTGAGGGAATATCGAAAG AATATGGATATTCCAGCCAAGTTGATTGTCTGTGGAATGACATCAAATGGTTTTACCATTGCAGACCCAGATGATAGAG CCCTGCAAAACCCCATACTGGATAAATCATTTTAG
- the RO60 gene encoding RNA-binding protein RO60 isoform X1: protein MEELVNQMQPLNEKQIANSEDGYVWQVTDMNRLQRFLCFGSEGGTYSIKEQKLGLENAEALIRLIEDGRGCEVIQEIKSFSQEGRTAKQEPMLFALAICSQCSDISTKQAAFKAVSEVCRIPTHLFTFIQFKKDLKESMKCGMWGRALRKAVADWYNEKGGMALALAVTKYKQRNGWSHKDLLRLSHLKPSSEGLAIVTKYITKGWKEVHEMYKEKALSVETEKLLKYLEAVEKVKRTKDELEVIHLIEEHRLVREHLLTNHLKSKEVWKALLQEMPLTALLRNLGKMTANSVLEPGNSEVSLVCEKLCNEKLLKKARIHPFHVLIALETYKTGHGLRGKLKWRPDEEILQALDAAFYKTFKTVEPAGKRFLLAIDVSASMNQRVLGSVLNASTVAAAMCMVVTRTEKDSHIVAFSDEMVPCPVTTDMTLQQVLMAMSQIPAGGTDCSLPMIWARNTNTAADVFIVFTDNETFAGHVHPAVALREYRKNMDIPAKLIVCGMTSNGFTIADPDDRGMLDMCGFDTGALDVIRSFTLDMI from the exons ATGGAGGAATTGGTAAACCAAATGCAGCCGCTGAATGAGAAGCAGATAGCCAATTCTGAAGATGGATATGTGTGGCAAGTCACTGATATGAATCGGCTGCAGCGGTTCTTGTGTTTTGGTTCTGAAGGTGGGACTTACTCTATCAAAGAACAGAAGTTGGGCCTTGAGAATGCTGAAGCTTTAATTAGATTGATTGAAGATGGCAGAGGATGTGAAGTGATACAGGAAATAAAGTCATTTAGTCAAGAAGGCAGAACTGCAAAGCAGGAGCCTATGCTCTTTGCCCTCGCCATTTGTTCCCAGTGTTCTGACATAAGCACAAAACAAGCCGCTTTCAAAGCTGTTTCTGAAGTTTGTCGCATTCCTACACATCTCTTTACTTTTATACAATTTAAGAAAGATCTAAAGGAAAGCATGAAATGTGGCATGTGGGGTCGCGCCCTTCGGAAGGCCGTAGCGGACTGGTACAATGAAAAAGGTGGCATGGCCCTTGCCCTGGCTGtcacaaaatataaacaaagaaatggcTGGTCTCACAAAGATCTGTTAAGATTGTCGCATCTTAAACCTTCCAGTGAAG GACTTGCTATTGTTACCAAATATATTACAAAGGGCTGGAAAGAGGTCCatgaaatgtataaagaaaaagcACTTTCTGTGGAGACTGAGAAATTATTAAAGTATCTGGAGGCTGTAGAGAAAGTGAAGCGCACAAAAGATGAACTGGAAGTCATTCATCTGATAGAAGAGCACAGACTGGTTAGGGAGCATCTCCTAACAAATCACTTGAAGTCTAAAGAG GTATGGAAGGCTTTGTTACAAGAAATGCCTCTTACAGCATTACTAAGGAATCTTGGAAAGATGACTGCTAATTCAGTGCTTGAACCAGGAAACTCAGAAGTGTCTTTAGTATGTGAAAAGCTGTGTAatgaaaaactgttaaaaaag GCTCGTATACATCCGTTTCATGTTTTAATTGCATTAGAAACTTACAAAACAGGTCATGGGCTCAGAGGAAAACTGAAGTGGCGCCCTGATGAAGAAATTTTGCAAGCTTTGGATGCCGCTTTTTACAAAACATTTAAG acaGTTGAGCCAGCTGGAAAGCGTTTCTTACTGGCAATCGATGTCAGTGCTTCTATGAACCAAAGAGTTTTGGGTAGTGTACTCAACGCTAGCACAGTAGCCGCAGCAATGTGCATG GTTGTCACACGAACAGAAAAAGATTCTCATATAGTTGCTTTTTCAGATGAAATGGTACCATGTCCTGTGACTACAGATATGACCTTACAACAGGTTTTAATGGCTATGAGCCAG ATCCCAGCAGGTGGAACTGATTGCTCTCTTCCAATGATCTGGGCTCGAAACACAAATACAGCTGCCGATGTCTTCATAGTATTCACTGATAACGAGACCTTTGCTGGACATGTCCATCCTGCCGTTGCTCTGAGGGAATATCGAAAG AATATGGATATTCCAGCCAAGTTGATTGTCTGTGGAATGACATCAAATGGTTTTACCATTGCAGACCCAGATGATAGAGGCATGTTAGATATGTGTGGCTTTGATACTGGAGCTCTGGACGTGATTCGAAGTTTCACATTAGATATGATTTAA
- the GLRX2 gene encoding glutaredoxin 2 isoform X2: MYWRRAARGGTRLVRSGGRSAGRLQGAAGVSASGMGNSTSSSLGNTATTPMNQIQVIISNNCVVIFSKTSCSYCTMAKKLFHDMNVNYKVVELDMLEHGSQLQDALHEMTGERTVPRIFVNGTFIGGATDTHRLHKEGKLLPLVHQCYLKKSKRKEF; this comes from the exons ATGTACTGGCGCCGCGCAGCACGGGGTGGGACGCGGCTTGTCCGGAGCGGGGGCAGGTCGGCGGGCCGGCTCCAGGGGGCAGCGGGAGTTTCGGCCTCTGG gATGGGGAACAGCACATCGTCATCTTTGGGGAACACAGCAACTACTCCCATGAATCAGATCCAAGTGA TCATTTCTAATAATTGCGTGGTGATTTTCTCCAAAACTTCTTGTTCTTACTGTACGATGGCAAAAAAACTTTTTCACGACATGAATGTAAACTATAAAGTGGTGGAATTGGACATGCTTGAACACGGAAGCCAGTTACAAGACGCTCTTCACGAAATGACCGGTGAAAGAACT GTGCCAAGAATATTTGTCAATGGAACTTTTATTGGCGGTGCAACTGACACTCACAGGCTTCACAAAGAAGGGAAATTGCTTCCACTAGTTCACCAGTGTTatctaaaaaaaagtaagaggaaaGAATTTTAG